From Alteromonas australica, one genomic window encodes:
- the gapS4b gene encoding GapS4b family protein codes for MDETKNILPYGDALRDFLADGNISKSELKGILRNRGIFTREDDKTTTIPHLVTRGITPNELMELYQNISETEEEPKALTQTIKCSVPEVDLLSILPSSDEIHELVKKPFSNYELIGIPNFVSSIEGEVELDFIIERTDHTKSWDKNTKQFSGKVRFSKIDDELDINISLSHTSPETKEVASVISKEMVNRLKLAGFVKNDEVIRKIRFNDFTNENRVKFLNKLSKEQTSNELYFKDTRDLGFCPDETQTLPDDISWMQEKITNLLLQGKNLHSTVFIRQKKYHEYIKVYRVEASYSFDYDDCSGSCQISYEFPEFISKLDNSSELSIKVLNIRFKNGSNRSLAGAVKERTLKILEKSKLKLHDTLKNGGSS; via the coding sequence ATGGATGAAACTAAAAATATTTTACCGTATGGTGATGCTCTTCGAGATTTTTTAGCAGACGGAAATATCAGCAAATCCGAACTAAAAGGGATTTTAAGAAATCGTGGCATTTTTACTCGTGAAGATGATAAAACTACGACTATTCCACACTTAGTAACAAGAGGAATTACGCCAAATGAATTAATGGAGCTTTATCAAAATATAAGTGAAACTGAAGAAGAACCTAAAGCTCTGACACAGACTATAAAATGTAGTGTACCGGAAGTAGATTTATTATCTATATTACCATCAAGTGATGAAATTCATGAGCTAGTTAAAAAGCCATTTTCAAATTATGAACTCATTGGTATACCAAACTTTGTTAGTAGTATAGAAGGAGAAGTAGAGTTAGATTTCATTATAGAAAGAACCGACCATACTAAAAGTTGGGATAAGAATACAAAGCAATTTTCAGGTAAGGTACGATTTAGTAAAATAGATGACGAGCTGGATATTAATATAAGTTTATCCCATACGTCTCCTGAGACAAAAGAAGTTGCTTCGGTCATATCTAAAGAGATGGTTAATAGACTTAAATTAGCTGGTTTTGTTAAAAATGATGAAGTGATTAGGAAAATTAGATTCAACGATTTCACAAATGAAAACAGAGTCAAATTTTTAAACAAGCTTAGTAAGGAACAAACCTCAAACGAGCTTTACTTTAAGGACACTAGGGATCTAGGGTTCTGTCCAGATGAAACACAAACACTCCCTGACGATATATCGTGGATGCAAGAAAAAATTACAAACTTACTTCTTCAGGGAAAAAATCTTCACTCTACAGTTTTCATTAGGCAAAAAAAATATCATGAATATATAAAGGTATATCGAGTAGAGGCATCTTATAGCTTTGATTACGATGATTGCAGCGGCTCCTGTCAAATATCATATGAATTTCCGGAGTTTATCTCGAAGCTGGACAATAGCTCCGAATTATCAATAAAGGTGTTAAATATACGATTCAAAAATGGTAGTAACAGATCTTTAGCCGGAGCAGTTAAAGAAAGAACACTTAAAATTCTTGAGAAATCAAAATTAAAACTTCACGACACGTTAAAAAACGGTGGCAGTTCTTAA
- a CDS encoding oxidative damage protection protein, producing MSRTVFCQRLQKEADGLDFQLYPGDIGKRIYDNISKEAWGEWQKKQTMLINEHKLNMMDPNARSFLEEKMTAYLFDGIEPTIDGYVPPEK from the coding sequence ATGAGCAGAACAGTATTTTGTCAACGCCTTCAAAAAGAGGCGGACGGATTAGACTTTCAACTTTACCCAGGTGACATTGGTAAGCGCATTTACGACAACATTTCAAAAGAAGCATGGGGTGAATGGCAGAAAAAGCAAACCATGCTGATTAACGAGCATAAGCTAAACATGATGGATCCGAATGCAAGGTCGTTTTTAGAAGAAAAAATGACGGCCTATTTGTTTGATGGCATTGAGCCCACCATTGACGGCTACGTGCCGCCTGAAAAGTAG
- the arcA gene encoding two-component system response regulator ArcA — protein sequence MQTPNVLIVEDEVVTRTTLKSLFEAEGYNVFEAENGDQMHDFFENHAINLVIMDINLPGKNGLILAREVRDRKNVGLIFLTGRDNDVDRILGLEIGADDYLTKPFNPRELTIRARNLLSRTTSSAEDDDLPSRVSFNGWTLDGDSRSLISPTGKEFRLPRSEFRALHLFLSNPGKILTREQLIMEMTGRELRPNDRTVDVTIRRIRKHFESDPSDEELIVTIHGEGYRFCGSVDG from the coding sequence ATGCAGACGCCAAATGTGTTAATTGTAGAAGATGAAGTGGTAACACGAACCACACTAAAGAGTTTGTTCGAAGCAGAAGGATACAATGTATTTGAGGCTGAGAATGGTGATCAAATGCATGATTTCTTCGAAAATCACGCCATTAACTTAGTTATCATGGATATTAACCTTCCAGGTAAGAACGGGCTTATATTAGCTCGAGAGGTGAGAGATCGTAAAAACGTAGGTCTTATTTTCCTTACCGGTCGTGATAACGATGTTGATCGTATTTTGGGGCTTGAAATTGGTGCCGATGACTACCTAACAAAACCCTTCAACCCTCGCGAACTGACGATACGAGCAAGAAACCTGCTTTCTCGTACCACAAGCTCTGCAGAGGATGACGATTTACCAAGCCGCGTAAGCTTCAACGGTTGGACACTAGACGGCGACAGTCGTTCTCTTATTTCGCCGACCGGTAAAGAGTTCCGCTTACCTCGCAGTGAGTTCCGTGCCTTACACCTTTTCCTAAGTAACCCAGGTAAAATCCTTACCCGTGAGCAGCTTATTATGGAAATGACAGGCCGTGAATTACGCCCGAATGACCGTACTGTTGACGTCACCATTCGTCGAATTCGTAAGCACTTTGAGTCTGACCCTTCAGATGAAGAGTTGATAGTGACCATTCACGGTGAAGGCTACCGTTTCTGTGGCTCGGTAGACGGCTAA
- a CDS encoding helix-turn-helix domain-containing protein: MKMENKFKLNPYRGDKLRLARLAKGYSLEELGNILNVTRQNIHKMEAGQEPTSEQMPLLCKALNVENSYFFTDRNTPVVEEQCHFRSLKSRTKALTHTVMARAEILDQVIGAVEEFVDLPTFEVPNVDDLDFSISESIEVVAERIRDIWGLGDGPVEDITIAVENAGVIVAVVEGVDEKVDAFSMSRKRPVIIRNSSKENPCRYRFDIAHELGHLVMHDGVVTGCKFTEKQANYFASAFLMPRRLFLAATQKYPLIRGLKSLNWQSLFSLKRYFKVSFKALLYRAKSLGIINEAQMKSGYIYLNKNGYTKSEELDDLLPMEEPRLLSDIIESIGSSKWQKLILELGISGEFITSILPRVKMPNKALFVV, encoded by the coding sequence ATGAAAATGGAAAACAAGTTTAAATTAAATCCCTATAGAGGAGATAAATTAAGGTTAGCTCGGTTGGCCAAAGGCTATTCACTGGAAGAGCTGGGAAACATTTTAAATGTTACTCGTCAAAACATACATAAAATGGAAGCAGGACAAGAGCCTACATCTGAGCAAATGCCTTTATTATGCAAAGCCTTGAATGTTGAAAATAGTTACTTCTTTACAGATCGAAATACACCTGTAGTAGAAGAGCAGTGCCATTTCAGAAGTTTGAAATCCAGAACTAAAGCACTGACACATACTGTAATGGCCCGAGCAGAGATCTTGGATCAGGTTATCGGAGCGGTTGAAGAATTTGTAGACCTTCCAACATTTGAGGTTCCAAATGTCGATGACCTCGATTTCAGTATTAGTGAAAGTATTGAGGTTGTCGCTGAGCGGATAAGAGATATTTGGGGGTTGGGTGATGGCCCTGTCGAAGATATAACAATTGCGGTTGAAAACGCAGGTGTAATTGTCGCAGTAGTCGAGGGTGTTGATGAAAAGGTTGATGCTTTTTCAATGTCCAGAAAGAGGCCTGTTATTATTAGAAATTCATCTAAAGAAAATCCTTGTCGGTATCGATTTGATATAGCGCACGAATTAGGGCATTTAGTGATGCATGATGGAGTGGTAACCGGTTGTAAGTTCACAGAGAAACAGGCTAATTACTTTGCTAGCGCATTTCTTATGCCGAGACGTCTGTTTTTGGCTGCTACTCAAAAGTATCCTCTGATTAGGGGGCTAAAAAGTTTAAATTGGCAAAGCTTGTTTAGCTTAAAGAGATATTTCAAAGTGAGCTTCAAGGCACTACTTTATCGAGCGAAATCTCTAGGAATCATTAATGAAGCCCAAATGAAATCTGGTTATATATATTTAAATAAGAATGGTTATACTAAGAGTGAAGAATTAGATGACTTACTCCCTATGGAGGAGCCTAGGTTGTTGTCTGATATTATTGAAAGTATAGGAAGTTCAAAATGGCAAAAGCTTATTCTTGAACTAGGTATTTCCGGAGAATTTATCACATCTATATTACCGAGAGTTAAAATGCCAAACAAAGCTTTATTCGTTGTTTGA
- a CDS encoding sensor histidine kinase, with translation MTDRVVKLSIRSLFLWAVMSIATVSLVISAGLSMYTQVKSYRQEIELSIVTLAKLIGQSSANSLIENNAIYLEEQLNNLAFADQILNVHIYKSLESYQALDTKVVSFASYNKAGEYLIASKENQLADLASSPQFISENDFLEVSERIYDQKTGGVLGWIYIRMSADSFNKLVGESFLLTLSAMCVLLLLSFLLAVRFQRMVTSPIERLADFLQRTSRQRDYSARIENSSIRELDILSDSVNVMLVRIQEYMQKQRQAEEQHRRLNASLEEMVNQRTMALKSANQELIQTLEKLHQFQRQIVQNEKMASLGDMVAGVAHEVNTPIGLGVTASTMMLDRIAVIEKDFENKTLKASAMKRFLEESNENLNIIYRNLNRAAELISSFKQVAVDQSSESNRTFCFAQLVNEILLSLQPRLKKLKHNINVNCDPTLCVETKAGPINQILINLIMNSVIHGFENIEKGEIDIIAELATPEKFKLVYRDNGKGIPDDIRKRIFDPFVTTKRGQGGSGLGMHLVYNLVTQALNGSITLTSEEGQGVEFVIIFPIASAKSV, from the coding sequence ATGACGGATCGGGTAGTCAAGCTTTCAATTCGAAGCTTATTTTTATGGGCTGTAATGTCTATTGCGACAGTGTCGTTGGTAATATCAGCCGGCTTGTCAATGTATACCCAGGTTAAAAGCTACCGCCAAGAGATAGAATTAAGTATTGTTACACTGGCTAAACTTATTGGCCAAAGCTCAGCAAACTCTCTGATTGAAAACAATGCAATATACCTCGAAGAACAACTCAACAACTTAGCCTTCGCCGACCAAATCCTCAATGTCCATATTTATAAAAGTCTTGAGAGCTATCAAGCCTTAGACACTAAAGTCGTGAGTTTTGCCTCTTACAACAAAGCCGGTGAATACCTCATCGCCAGTAAAGAAAATCAACTGGCTGACTTAGCGTCATCGCCTCAATTTATCTCTGAAAATGACTTTCTCGAAGTGTCCGAACGCATTTACGATCAAAAGACTGGGGGCGTGTTAGGGTGGATATACATACGCATGTCGGCAGACAGCTTTAATAAGTTAGTAGGAGAATCGTTTTTACTGACCCTCTCTGCAATGTGTGTATTGCTGTTACTCAGCTTTTTATTGGCAGTGCGGTTTCAACGGATGGTGACTTCGCCTATTGAACGACTGGCCGACTTTTTACAGCGTACCTCTCGTCAGCGTGATTACTCTGCACGTATTGAAAACTCTAGTATTCGTGAGTTGGATATTTTATCAGACTCGGTAAACGTTATGCTGGTACGCATTCAAGAGTACATGCAAAAGCAACGTCAAGCGGAAGAACAACACCGCAGGTTAAACGCGTCACTAGAAGAAATGGTTAATCAGCGAACCATGGCATTAAAGAGTGCTAACCAAGAGTTAATTCAAACCTTGGAAAAGCTGCACCAGTTTCAGCGTCAAATTGTACAAAACGAAAAAATGGCGTCTCTTGGCGATATGGTGGCCGGCGTAGCGCATGAGGTAAATACCCCAATAGGTTTAGGGGTAACTGCCTCCACCATGATGCTTGATAGAATAGCGGTCATTGAAAAAGATTTCGAAAATAAGACATTGAAAGCCAGTGCGATGAAGCGCTTTTTAGAAGAAAGTAATGAAAACCTCAACATTATTTATCGCAATCTAAACCGCGCAGCAGAGTTAATTTCCAGTTTTAAACAGGTGGCTGTGGATCAATCAAGCGAAAGTAACCGAACTTTTTGCTTTGCACAGCTAGTTAATGAGATACTATTGTCTTTACAGCCTCGTTTAAAAAAATTAAAGCACAACATCAACGTAAATTGCGACCCTACCTTATGCGTTGAAACGAAAGCTGGCCCGATAAATCAAATTCTGATTAACCTGATTATGAACTCGGTTATTCATGGATTTGAAAACATAGAAAAAGGCGAAATTGATATCATCGCCGAATTGGCTACGCCGGAAAAATTCAAGTTAGTATATCGCGACAATGGAAAAGGCATTCCCGACGACATTCGAAAGCGTATTTTCGACCCTTTTGTTACCACTAAACGGGGTCAAGGCGGATCGGGTCTAGGCATGCATTTGGTCTATAATCTTGTAACCCAAGCTTTAAATGGTTCTATTACGTTAACCAGTGAAGAGGGTCAAGGTGTGGAGTTTGTGATTATTTTTCCAATTGCGAGTGCGAAAAGTGTATAA
- a CDS encoding alpha/beta fold hydrolase: MSIGRPVLFLPGTLCDERIFMPMWKHMNINQRRFVPLQWASSLEDMLALTSDRVLSDEKVHVVGYSMGGFIAAKWASLHAEHVASLTLIGYDGYGLSADEIARRKQMVSLLKNGTFRLDNPQYLARFVHPTQQQNEDVVGVVQGMGEDLGKNTLLAHTQATTPRENMVNTLAQLALPTGIIAAKDDRIAMYSQLMKMADNIPTAIRYTVNDSGHMLPLEQPAQLAELVTSFISA, translated from the coding sequence GTGAGTATTGGCCGCCCCGTTTTATTTTTGCCTGGCACCTTATGTGATGAGCGAATTTTTATGCCTATGTGGAAACACATGAACATAAACCAACGCCGGTTTGTTCCGTTGCAATGGGCCAGTAGTTTAGAAGACATGCTTGCACTTACCTCAGACAGAGTACTCAGCGATGAAAAAGTCCACGTGGTTGGGTATTCAATGGGCGGCTTTATTGCCGCCAAATGGGCCAGTTTACACGCCGAACACGTGGCCTCGTTAACCTTGATTGGTTATGATGGCTATGGTTTATCTGCCGACGAAATTGCGCGCAGAAAACAAATGGTCTCCTTGCTGAAAAACGGGACGTTTCGGTTGGATAATCCGCAATACCTTGCTCGGTTTGTTCATCCTACCCAACAACAAAACGAAGACGTGGTGGGTGTGGTTCAGGGGATGGGCGAAGACCTAGGAAAGAATACGTTGTTAGCGCATACACAAGCCACTACACCACGAGAAAACATGGTTAACACGTTGGCGCAATTGGCATTACCTACTGGCATTATTGCCGCTAAAGATGACCGTATCGCCATGTATAGTCAATTGATGAAAATGGCCGACAATATTCCAACGGCAATCCGCTACACGGTTAATGATAGTGGCCATATGCTACCGCTGGAACAACCCGCCCAGTTGGCGGAACTCGTCACGTCATTCATCAGCGCTTAA
- a CDS encoding methyltransferase has translation MILTPQSQLLERNIGMFEQGKWVIINPSDAYFLDQLKHLNITVMHQYFDIFSESVRVVPSLTFDSRDIAKQGFEVSQKIGSHEHIFTPFLRGEKTHNHALIFLPKAKSHFSMLLRMAAGLVGLGGQIHVVGENKGGIKSAAKLMQQFGATQKVDSARHCSLITTQVEHAHLAFEPEAWLQEDTYCLQDIEWPVVSMPGVFSHGELDKGTALLLDKHDTHLSGTVLDFACGAGVIGSYLKKRYPHVNFHFSDVSALAIYCTALTLVKNAQSATLFAANGLQGIEARVQHIVTNPPFHTGVKTDYTVTKRFIEDATKLLTQRGTLQMVANRFLPYPGLLSAHFSHVLTTAQTTQFSLYQAALS, from the coding sequence ATGATTCTTACTCCTCAAAGCCAGCTATTAGAGCGCAATATCGGCATGTTTGAGCAAGGGAAGTGGGTGATAATCAATCCCTCTGATGCGTATTTTCTCGACCAGTTAAAGCACCTGAACATAACGGTGATGCATCAATATTTTGATATCTTTTCAGAAAGTGTACGCGTAGTACCTTCGCTGACTTTTGATAGCCGAGATATTGCCAAGCAAGGCTTTGAGGTATCGCAAAAAATAGGGTCACATGAACATATATTCACCCCTTTCCTGCGCGGAGAAAAAACACACAATCACGCACTGATTTTTTTACCTAAGGCGAAATCCCATTTTTCTATGTTACTGCGAATGGCTGCCGGCTTAGTGGGCCTAGGCGGTCAAATACATGTGGTTGGAGAAAATAAGGGTGGTATCAAGAGTGCAGCCAAGCTTATGCAACAATTTGGTGCTACTCAAAAGGTCGATTCCGCCAGACATTGTAGCCTTATTACTACCCAAGTTGAGCACGCGCATTTAGCTTTTGAGCCCGAAGCATGGCTACAAGAAGACACGTATTGCTTACAGGATATTGAATGGCCTGTTGTGTCTATGCCTGGTGTATTCAGTCACGGTGAATTAGATAAGGGCACTGCGCTTCTGCTAGACAAACACGACACTCATTTAAGCGGTACCGTATTAGATTTCGCCTGTGGTGCTGGCGTGATAGGAAGCTATCTCAAAAAGCGCTACCCCCACGTTAACTTTCATTTTTCAGATGTGAGTGCGTTGGCCATTTACTGTACAGCGCTCACCCTTGTTAAAAATGCACAATCAGCCACCTTGTTTGCTGCAAATGGATTACAAGGCATTGAGGCAAGAGTGCAGCATATTGTGACCAACCCGCCATTTCACACGGGCGTAAAAACAGACTACACCGTCACCAAGCGGTTTATCGAAGATGCCACTAAGTTGCTCACCCAACGCGGTACGTTGCAAATGGTTGCAAATCGATTCCTTCCCTACCCAGGGTTGCTGTCTGCGCACTTTTCACATGTGCTAACAACAGCACAAACTACGCAGTTTTCGCTCTATCAAGCCGCTTTGTCATAG
- a CDS encoding DUF3892 domain-containing protein, which translates to MANHINGNADGSNGQNESYTIPGRGVVKRSQLVSEVKKNKHPNFHVIDINGEEYVRANPNKKKIDNVDK; encoded by the coding sequence ATGGCAAATCACATCAACGGCAATGCCGATGGAAGCAATGGACAAAACGAATCGTATACAATACCAGGAAGAGGTGTTGTGAAGAGAAGCCAGTTAGTAAGCGAAGTCAAAAAGAACAAACACCCAAATTTTCATGTAATCGATATAAATGGTGAGGAGTATGTTAGGGCTAACCCAAACAAAAAGAAGATTGATAACGTAGATAAATGA
- the trmB gene encoding tRNA (guanosine(46)-N7)-methyltransferase TrmB, which yields MRQFKSQAEAEAAGVYISKVKSFVKREGRLTKAQTRAIETYWPTMGVDYQATPIDLTDTFGRDAPVVLEIGFGMGKSLVEMAAASPEKNYFGIEVHRPGVGACLAEAGEQSLTNLRLMEHDAVEVLKNMIPDGSLSRLQLFFPDPWHKKRHHKRRIVQTEFAELVRSKLALGGCFHMATDWEPYAEHMANVMNNIDGYTNTAAQGDYVPRPDYRPITKFETRGQKLGHGVWDLIYERTK from the coding sequence ATGAGGCAATTCAAAAGTCAGGCGGAAGCAGAAGCCGCTGGAGTATACATCAGTAAGGTAAAGAGTTTCGTCAAGCGCGAAGGGCGACTTACCAAAGCCCAAACCCGTGCAATAGAAACATACTGGCCTACCATGGGCGTAGATTATCAAGCTACCCCCATTGATCTCACCGACACTTTCGGCCGGGATGCTCCTGTAGTACTAGAAATTGGCTTCGGTATGGGTAAGTCGCTAGTGGAGATGGCGGCAGCTTCTCCCGAGAAAAACTATTTTGGCATAGAGGTTCATCGCCCCGGTGTGGGAGCATGTCTGGCCGAAGCAGGTGAGCAATCACTAACAAACCTTAGGCTTATGGAGCACGATGCCGTTGAAGTGCTAAAGAATATGATCCCCGATGGCAGTCTCAGCCGTTTGCAACTGTTCTTCCCTGATCCTTGGCATAAAAAACGTCACCACAAACGCCGCATTGTGCAAACAGAATTTGCAGAGTTGGTTCGCAGTAAACTGGCCTTGGGCGGATGCTTTCATATGGCGACGGATTGGGAACCCTATGCAGAGCATATGGCAAATGTAATGAATAATATTGACGGCTACACTAATACCGCAGCGCAGGGGGATTATGTCCCTCGTCCTGATTATCGTCCTATCACTAAGTTTGAAACACGAGGCCAAAAGTTAGGTCACGGTGTGTGGGACTTAATATACGAGCGTACTAAGTAA
- the mutY gene encoding A/G-specific adenine glycosylase yields the protein MTTLATPSTFASRVLAWFDEHGRKHLPWQQDITAYKVWVSEIMLQQTQVSTVIPYFERFMQSFPTVSHLAHAEQDDVLHHWTGLGYYARARNLHKAAKQIVEKHGGIFPTRFDDVVALPGIGRSTAGAVLSLACHQKHAILDGNVKRVLARYYAIDGWPGKKNVENALWEVAEKNTPERRCHHYTQVMMDLGAMVCTRSKPKCDSCPLQSDCIAYAQGKQSQYPGKKPKKAIPERQTLLVVPVFNTQVFLEQRPQSGLWGGLYGFIEAQDINSAEQALFKRGMQNVTLTAHTAFRHTFSHFHLDITPVVAVLNSPPQKQVQEAQEGHWFDFFQPIEVGLAAPTKKIIQQLEHML from the coding sequence ATGACAACACTGGCAACTCCCTCTACTTTCGCATCACGGGTTTTAGCGTGGTTTGATGAACACGGACGTAAACATTTACCCTGGCAGCAAGACATTACAGCGTACAAAGTGTGGGTGTCTGAAATTATGTTGCAGCAAACTCAAGTGAGTACGGTTATTCCTTACTTCGAGCGCTTTATGCAGTCGTTTCCTACCGTTTCGCACTTAGCCCACGCTGAGCAGGATGATGTTCTTCATCATTGGACGGGCCTAGGGTATTACGCAAGAGCGAGAAATTTACACAAAGCGGCCAAGCAAATAGTGGAAAAGCATGGTGGGATTTTTCCTACTCGGTTTGACGATGTGGTGGCGCTACCCGGAATAGGGCGTTCTACCGCAGGGGCGGTGTTATCGTTAGCGTGCCACCAAAAGCACGCGATATTAGACGGCAACGTAAAACGGGTATTAGCACGCTACTACGCTATTGATGGATGGCCCGGTAAAAAAAATGTAGAAAACGCCCTGTGGGAAGTGGCAGAAAAAAATACACCAGAGCGTCGCTGTCACCACTATACCCAGGTGATGATGGACTTGGGCGCGATGGTTTGCACACGGAGCAAACCGAAATGTGATAGTTGCCCCCTTCAGTCAGACTGTATTGCTTATGCCCAGGGTAAACAATCCCAGTACCCAGGTAAAAAACCTAAAAAAGCGATACCTGAACGACAAACCCTATTAGTGGTGCCTGTGTTTAACACGCAAGTCTTTTTAGAGCAGCGCCCACAAAGTGGCTTATGGGGCGGGTTATATGGCTTCATTGAGGCGCAAGATATAAATAGCGCGGAACAAGCATTATTCAAACGCGGCATGCAGAATGTGACATTGACTGCTCATACGGCCTTTCGTCACACCTTCAGCCACTTTCATTTAGATATAACCCCGGTGGTTGCCGTGCTAAACTCACCTCCACAAAAACAGGTGCAAGAGGCGCAAGAAGGGCACTGGTTTGATTTTTTCCAGCCTATTGAGGTTGGTTTGGCCGCGCCGACTAAAAAGATTATTCAGCAGTTAGAACATATGCTTTAG
- the glgA gene encoding glycogen synthase GlgA — MKIVFAISEVEELVKTGGLADVGKALPLALHSEGEDVAIVMPYYKSIADTFHLDTICDTQTLFTEGKVYHFDVRALAWHGITVYFVDYPEYFMRDGLYSNAYDAYEDNGERFSFFSGAVLQTLQALSFTPDVIHCHDWHTAMLPYLLNHERSGFFEQTKTVFTIHNAAFQGVHSLEKIPFLRHHPHIFSQVHGGYINMLQTGIECASKVTTVSPNYADELLTDLGSHGLHERLVKRKADLSGILNGCDYSQWNPATDAYLPENYSVDNLQPKRVCKTTLQTRSGLPENASVPLIGMVCRLTEQKGFGYILPILDDLVQHNLQIVIVGTGDPKVCMDLGEFAQQHPTQFAFINGFSSEHAHLVEAGADFFLMPSQFEPCGLNQMYSLAYGTVPIVRAVGGLKDTVVDLDTGHGATGFVFDEPTPRALLACIRRALLFYYEWPTQFKDMQERGMKTRFTWEAAAKDYLRLYLAMFQA; from the coding sequence GTGAAAATTGTTTTTGCAATATCTGAAGTAGAAGAATTGGTTAAAACCGGCGGCTTAGCCGATGTAGGAAAGGCATTACCCCTTGCCTTGCATAGTGAGGGTGAAGATGTGGCCATTGTCATGCCTTATTACAAATCTATTGCCGACACCTTTCATTTAGATACCATTTGCGACACCCAAACCCTGTTCACCGAAGGAAAGGTGTATCATTTTGATGTCAGGGCGTTAGCGTGGCACGGCATTACCGTCTATTTCGTCGACTACCCCGAATACTTCATGCGTGACGGCCTATACTCGAATGCTTACGACGCCTATGAAGACAATGGTGAACGTTTCAGCTTTTTCAGTGGTGCCGTGCTTCAAACCTTGCAGGCACTTTCGTTTACCCCTGACGTTATCCATTGCCATGATTGGCACACGGCCATGCTTCCCTATTTATTGAATCATGAGCGCTCAGGCTTTTTTGAGCAAACCAAGACTGTCTTCACTATTCATAATGCGGCGTTTCAGGGAGTTCATTCCCTTGAGAAGATTCCATTTTTGCGTCATCACCCCCATATTTTTTCCCAAGTGCATGGCGGCTATATCAATATGCTGCAAACCGGCATTGAGTGTGCCAGCAAGGTGACAACTGTTAGCCCAAACTATGCAGATGAGTTGCTCACCGACTTAGGCAGCCATGGCCTTCACGAACGCTTAGTTAAACGAAAGGCCGATTTATCGGGCATATTAAATGGCTGTGATTATAGTCAATGGAACCCAGCAACAGACGCCTACCTCCCTGAAAATTACAGTGTTGATAATTTGCAACCCAAGCGGGTATGTAAAACCACCCTCCAGACGCGTTCGGGTTTACCAGAAAATGCGAGTGTGCCGCTTATCGGCATGGTTTGCCGCCTTACTGAACAAAAAGGCTTTGGTTATATTCTTCCTATCTTAGATGATCTAGTGCAGCACAACCTACAAATAGTGATTGTGGGCACCGGCGATCCTAAAGTGTGCATGGACTTAGGCGAATTTGCCCAGCAACACCCCACCCAGTTTGCTTTTATTAATGGGTTTAGTTCAGAGCATGCTCATTTAGTGGAAGCGGGTGCAGATTTCTTTTTGATGCCCTCTCAGTTTGAACCCTGTGGGTTGAATCAAATGTACAGTTTAGCCTATGGAACTGTGCCTATTGTGCGCGCTGTGGGCGGGTTAAAAGATACGGTTGTAGACCTTGATACCGGTCACGGTGCCACGGGCTTTGTGTTCGATGAACCTACCCCACGGGCATTGTTAGCCTGTATTCGTCGCGCCCTGCTGTTTTACTACGAGTGGCCAACACAATTTAAAGACATGCAGGAAAGGGGCATGAAAACCCGATTCACCTGGGAAGCTGCCGCAAAAGATTATTTACGTTTATATCTTGCGATGTTTCAAGCGTAG